The Saccharothrix variisporea genome has a segment encoding these proteins:
- a CDS encoding sodium-translocating pyrophosphatase, which yields MSRQFLAEGLELSGGDQGLVAVVAVVALAALAVGYLLLREVLAAGQGTAKMQDIAKAVQEGAAAYLNRQFRTLGIFVVIVFALLFLLPAEDTGERIGRSLFFIVGAAFSAVIGYLGMWLSTRANVRVAAAAKETGGREKAMRIAFRTGGVVGMFTVGLGLFGAALVVLVYTGQAPKVLEGFGFGAALLAMFMRVGGGIFTKAADVGADLVGKVEQNIPEDDPRNAATIADNVGDNVGDCAGMAADLFESYAVTLVASLILGTAAFGAQGLLFPLIVPAIGVLTAVIGVYITSARAGENGLSAINRSFYISAVISAVLCTVAAFVYLPSSFGELDGVSDTIKSTSGNPALIAAIAVIIGIVLAGVILWLTGYFTGTEHKPVKDVGKTSLTGAATVILSGISVGFESAVYTALVIGGAVYGAFLLSGSVVVALFAVALAGCGLLTTVGVIVAMDTFGPVSDNAQGIAEMSGDVDGEGAQILTELDAVGNTTKAITKGIAIATAVLAATALFGSYRDAIEQALADVKVGLEGLPVSFSNLVFSPNVLVGVAIGAAVVFMFSGLAVNAVTRAAGAIVFEVRRQFRDNPGIMDGSVKPEYGKVVDICTKDSLRELATPGLLAVMAPIAVGFGLGVGPLAGYLAGAIATGTLMAIFLANSGGAWDNAKKLVEDGNHGGKGSDAHAATVIGDTVGDPFKDTAGPAINPLIKVMNLVSVLIAPAIVTFSVGETASAGVRYAIAVVAAVVIVAAVVVSKRRGTAIAESPAEAKVTNGAA from the coding sequence ATGTCCCGGCAATTCCTCGCGGAGGGCCTCGAGCTCTCCGGAGGTGACCAGGGCCTAGTCGCCGTGGTCGCCGTGGTCGCCCTGGCTGCCCTAGCCGTTGGTTACCTGCTTCTTCGGGAGGTGCTGGCCGCCGGCCAGGGCACCGCGAAGATGCAGGACATCGCCAAGGCGGTTCAAGAGGGCGCAGCGGCTTACCTCAACCGGCAGTTCCGCACGCTCGGCATCTTCGTCGTGATCGTGTTCGCGCTGCTGTTCCTGCTCCCCGCTGAGGACACCGGGGAACGCATCGGCAGGTCGCTGTTCTTCATCGTGGGCGCGGCGTTCTCCGCCGTGATCGGCTACCTCGGCATGTGGCTGTCCACCCGCGCGAACGTGCGCGTGGCGGCGGCGGCGAAGGAGACGGGTGGCCGCGAGAAGGCCATGCGCATCGCCTTCCGCACCGGTGGTGTGGTCGGCATGTTCACCGTCGGCCTCGGCCTGTTCGGCGCGGCGCTGGTGGTGCTGGTCTACACCGGTCAGGCCCCGAAGGTGCTGGAGGGCTTCGGGTTCGGCGCGGCGCTGCTCGCGATGTTCATGCGGGTCGGCGGCGGCATCTTCACCAAGGCGGCGGACGTCGGCGCGGACCTCGTCGGCAAGGTGGAGCAGAACATCCCCGAGGACGACCCGCGCAACGCCGCGACCATCGCGGACAACGTCGGCGACAACGTGGGCGACTGCGCCGGCATGGCGGCCGACCTGTTCGAGTCCTACGCGGTCACCCTGGTCGCGTCGCTGATCCTGGGCACCGCCGCGTTCGGCGCGCAGGGCCTGCTGTTCCCGCTGATCGTCCCGGCGATCGGCGTGCTCACGGCGGTCATCGGCGTCTACATCACCAGCGCCCGCGCCGGTGAGAACGGCCTGTCGGCGATCAACCGCTCGTTCTACATCTCGGCGGTCATCTCGGCCGTGCTGTGCACGGTGGCGGCGTTCGTCTACCTGCCCAGCTCGTTCGGCGAGCTGGACGGCGTGTCCGACACGATCAAGTCCACCTCGGGCAACCCGGCGCTGATCGCGGCGATCGCGGTGATCATCGGCATCGTGCTGGCGGGCGTCATCCTGTGGCTGACCGGCTACTTCACCGGTACCGAGCACAAGCCGGTCAAGGACGTCGGCAAGACCTCGCTGACCGGCGCGGCCACCGTGATCCTGTCCGGTATCTCGGTCGGCTTCGAGTCGGCGGTCTACACGGCGCTGGTCATCGGCGGCGCGGTGTACGGCGCGTTCCTGCTGTCCGGTTCGGTGGTCGTGGCGCTGTTCGCGGTGGCCCTGGCCGGCTGCGGCCTGCTGACCACGGTCGGCGTCATCGTCGCCATGGACACCTTCGGCCCGGTCTCGGACAACGCGCAGGGCATCGCCGAGATGTCCGGTGACGTGGACGGCGAGGGCGCGCAGATCCTCACCGAGCTGGACGCGGTGGGCAACACCACCAAGGCCATCACCAAGGGCATCGCGATCGCCACCGCCGTGCTGGCGGCGACCGCGCTGTTCGGCTCCTACCGGGACGCCATCGAGCAGGCCCTGGCGGACGTGAAGGTGGGCCTGGAGGGTCTGCCGGTGTCGTTCTCCAACCTGGTGTTCTCGCCGAACGTGCTGGTCGGCGTGGCGATCGGCGCGGCCGTGGTGTTCATGTTCTCCGGTCTCGCGGTCAACGCGGTGACGCGGGCGGCGGGCGCGATCGTGTTCGAGGTGCGCCGCCAGTTCCGCGACAACCCCGGCATCATGGACGGCTCGGTCAAGCCGGAGTACGGCAAGGTCGTCGACATCTGCACCAAGGACTCGCTGCGCGAGTTGGCCACGCCGGGTCTGCTGGCGGTCATGGCCCCGATCGCGGTCGGCTTCGGCCTCGGCGTCGGCCCGCTGGCGGGTTACCTGGCGGGCGCGATCGCGACCGGCACCCTGATGGCGATCTTCCTGGCCAACTCCGGTGGCGCCTGGGACAACGCGAAGAAGCTGGTCGAGGACGGCAACCACGGCGGCAAGGGCTCCGACGCCCACGCGGCCACGGTCATCGGCGACACCGTCGGCGACCCGTTCAAGGACACCGCCGGTCCGGCCATCAACCCGCTGATCAAGGTGATGAACCTGGTCTCGGTGCTGATCGCGCCGGCCATCGTGACCTTCTCGGTGGGCGAGACCGCGTCGGCGGGCGTCCGGTACGCCATCGCCGTCGTGGCCGCCGTGGTCATCGTCGCGGCGGTCGTGGTGTCGAAGCGGCGTGGCACGGCCATCGCCGAGTCGCCCGCGGAGGCCAAGGTCACCAACGGCGCGGCCTGA
- a CDS encoding beta-propeller fold lactonase family protein, whose amino-acid sequence MHEIRRRSAALGVLVTAGLVATTLTAPTAAAFPEDYIVVDGIPSTVVTSQNGALAYVSVPSKHAVSVIDTASRTVVDTIPVGIDPHGIALTSNGRTAYITDPGDSFGDKGSAAVVDLATKQATTLSVAPMNNPQAVAVSPDGTKAYVVGYGYSMAVIDTATKTVTSVYTGARGATDVKVTPDGSRVYIADFDGDRVIVFGTEANSVIAAVPLPTHPNRLAIMPDGRHVYVSSYGSDKVYMIATAGNYVGAAVTTPHPVALEPAPNGRMVHVLNYEEGVMTSIDVATNTVLATREAAELYPWSLAIARSGTEAYTLLPDNRTVVVLDIAAEPGPDRVVAGETLAAGQSKTSPDGRYRLTMQTDGNLVLYNASGEAQWHTHTDGSGATRAVLQYDGNFVVYGNGFDAKWHTNTWRTPADRFVVQNDSNLVLYGPEGFPHWHRW is encoded by the coding sequence GTGCACGAGATCAGACGAAGATCAGCCGCGCTCGGCGTCCTGGTGACGGCGGGACTGGTCGCCACCACGCTCACCGCGCCGACGGCCGCGGCGTTCCCGGAGGACTACATCGTCGTCGACGGGATTCCGAGCACGGTCGTCACCAGTCAGAACGGGGCTCTGGCGTACGTCAGCGTGCCGAGCAAGCACGCGGTCTCGGTCATCGACACGGCCAGCCGGACGGTCGTCGACACCATCCCGGTCGGCATCGACCCGCACGGCATCGCCCTGACCTCGAACGGCCGCACCGCGTACATCACCGACCCGGGAGACTCCTTCGGGGACAAGGGCTCGGCGGCGGTGGTCGACCTGGCGACCAAGCAGGCCACCACGCTTTCGGTGGCCCCGATGAACAACCCCCAAGCGGTCGCCGTCTCGCCGGACGGGACCAAGGCCTACGTCGTCGGCTACGGCTACTCCATGGCGGTGATCGACACCGCGACCAAGACCGTCACGTCGGTCTACACCGGTGCCCGCGGCGCGACCGACGTGAAGGTCACGCCCGACGGCTCCCGCGTCTACATCGCCGACTTCGACGGCGACAGAGTCATCGTGTTCGGGACCGAGGCCAACAGCGTGATCGCCGCCGTGCCGCTGCCGACCCACCCCAACAGACTCGCGATCATGCCGGACGGCCGCCACGTGTACGTCTCCAGCTACGGGAGCGACAAGGTCTACATGATCGCCACGGCCGGCAACTACGTCGGCGCCGCGGTGACCACACCGCACCCGGTGGCCCTGGAACCCGCGCCGAACGGTCGCATGGTCCACGTGCTCAACTACGAAGAGGGGGTCATGACGTCGATCGACGTGGCCACCAACACCGTGCTGGCCACCAGGGAAGCGGCCGAGTTGTACCCGTGGTCGCTGGCCATCGCGCGGTCCGGCACCGAGGCTTACACGCTCCTGCCCGACAACCGCACGGTCGTGGTCCTGGACATCGCCGCCGAGCCGGGCCCCGACCGGGTGGTCGCCGGCGAGACCCTGGCGGCGGGCCAGTCCAAGACCTCACCGGACGGCCGCTACCGGCTGACCATGCAGACCGACGGCAACCTAGTCCTCTACAACGCGAGCGGCGAGGCCCAGTGGCACACCCACACCGACGGCTCCGGCGCCACCCGCGCCGTCCTCCAGTACGACGGCAACTTCGTCGTGTACGGGAACGGCTTCGACGCGAAGTGGCACACCAACACCTGGCGCACCCCAGCCGACCGCTTCGTCGTGCAGAACGACTCGAACCTGGTCCTCTACGGCCCCGAGGGCTTCCCCCACTGGCACCGCTGGTGA
- the topA gene encoding type I DNA topoisomerase: protein MAGSTRARKTNGDSAGGNRRLVIVESPAKARKIASYLGNGFVVESSKGHIRDLPRGAADVPAKYKGQPWARLGVDVDHDFEPLYVVTPDKKSTVAELKELLKDVDELYLATDGDREGEAIAWHLLDTLKPKVPVRRMVFHEITEPAIRAAAANPRDLDQDLVDAQETRRILDRLYGYEVSPVLWKKVMPKLSAGRVQSVATRIVVERERERMKFVTASYWDVSAVMDAGADATPRTFGARMVAVDGVRLAAGRDFGPDGRLKDGAEVRVLDEAHARAIADGLVNAAMTVASVEEKPYTRKPYAPFMTSTLQQEAGRKLRFSADRTMRTAQKLYENGYITYMRTDSTTLSETAIAAARAQATELYGSQYVSKEPRQYNRKVKNAQEAHEAIRPAGEVFRTPGQVARELDSDEFKLYELIWQRTIASQMADARGNTTSIRITGRTTGGEEVTFAASGRTITFAGFLKAYVETVDAEAGGESDDAESRLPQLVKDQALTAVELSADGHSTSPPPRFTEASLIKTMEELGIGRPSTYASIISTVQDRGYVWKKGSALVPSWVAFAVVGLLERHFGRLVDYDFTAALEDELDGIAAGRQERTTWLSGFYFGGNVGPESSVGRSGGLKKLVGSSVEEIDAREVNSIPLFVDQDGNTVVVRVGRYGPYLEREVDGVSQRANLPDDLPPDELNREVAEKLFATPQEGRSLGVDPVSGHEIVAKEGRFGPYVTEVLPEAPDAKKAPKPRTGSLFKSMSLETVTLDDALKLLSLPRVVGKDPETGAEITAQNGRYGPYLKKGTDSRSLTSEDQLFTVTLDEALKIYAEPKKRGRAAAAPPLKELGADPVSGKPMVVKEGRFGPYVTDGETNASLRKSDSVEGLTDERAAELLAEKRAKGPVTKKKAAAKTTKTTTRKKTPAKSKS from the coding sequence GTGGCTGGATCGACACGGGCGAGGAAGACCAACGGGGACTCGGCAGGCGGCAATCGGCGGTTGGTGATCGTCGAGTCGCCCGCCAAGGCGCGCAAGATCGCGTCCTACCTCGGCAACGGCTTCGTCGTGGAGTCATCCAAGGGACACATCCGCGACCTGCCCCGCGGCGCGGCCGACGTGCCCGCGAAGTACAAGGGCCAGCCGTGGGCGCGCCTGGGTGTGGACGTCGACCACGACTTCGAGCCCCTCTACGTCGTGACGCCGGACAAGAAGTCGACCGTCGCGGAGCTGAAGGAGCTGCTCAAGGACGTCGACGAGCTCTACCTCGCGACAGACGGCGACCGCGAGGGCGAGGCCATCGCGTGGCACCTGCTGGACACCCTGAAGCCGAAGGTCCCGGTCCGGCGGATGGTGTTCCACGAGATCACCGAGCCCGCGATCCGCGCCGCCGCCGCCAACCCCCGCGACCTGGACCAGGACCTGGTCGACGCCCAGGAGACCCGCCGCATCCTGGACCGCCTCTACGGCTACGAGGTCAGCCCCGTGCTGTGGAAGAAGGTCATGCCGAAGCTGTCGGCGGGCCGCGTGCAGTCCGTGGCGACCCGGATCGTGGTCGAGCGGGAACGCGAGCGGATGAAGTTCGTCACCGCCTCCTACTGGGACGTCTCGGCGGTCATGGACGCCGGCGCGGACGCCACCCCGCGCACGTTCGGCGCCCGCATGGTCGCGGTGGACGGGGTCCGCCTCGCCGCCGGCCGCGACTTCGGTCCGGACGGCCGCCTCAAGGACGGCGCCGAGGTCCGCGTGCTGGACGAGGCGCACGCCCGCGCCATCGCGGACGGGCTGGTCAACGCGGCGATGACGGTCGCCTCCGTCGAGGAGAAGCCGTACACGCGCAAGCCGTACGCGCCGTTCATGACCTCCACGCTCCAGCAGGAAGCGGGCCGCAAGCTGCGCTTCTCCGCCGACCGCACCATGCGCACGGCGCAGAAGCTGTACGAGAACGGCTACATCACCTACATGCGCACCGACAGCACCACGCTGTCGGAGACGGCCATCGCCGCCGCCCGCGCCCAGGCCACCGAGCTGTACGGCAGCCAGTACGTCTCCAAGGAGCCCCGCCAGTACAACCGGAAGGTCAAGAACGCCCAGGAGGCGCACGAGGCCATCCGCCCGGCCGGCGAGGTGTTCCGCACCCCCGGCCAGGTGGCCCGCGAGCTGGACTCCGACGAGTTCAAGCTCTACGAGCTGATCTGGCAGCGCACGATCGCCTCCCAGATGGCCGACGCGCGCGGCAACACCACCAGCATCCGCATCACCGGCCGCACGACCGGTGGTGAAGAGGTCACCTTCGCCGCGTCCGGCCGCACGATCACCTTCGCCGGCTTCCTCAAGGCCTACGTCGAGACGGTGGACGCGGAGGCGGGCGGCGAGTCCGACGACGCCGAGTCGCGGCTGCCGCAGCTGGTCAAGGACCAGGCGCTGACCGCGGTCGAGCTGTCCGCCGACGGCCACTCCACGTCACCGCCGCCGCGGTTCACCGAAGCCAGCCTGATCAAGACGATGGAAGAGCTGGGCATCGGGCGGCCGTCCACGTACGCCTCGATCATCAGCACCGTCCAGGACCGCGGCTACGTGTGGAAGAAGGGCTCCGCCCTGGTCCCGTCCTGGGTGGCGTTCGCCGTGGTCGGGTTGCTCGAGCGGCACTTCGGCCGGCTGGTCGACTACGACTTCACCGCCGCGTTGGAGGACGAGCTGGACGGCATCGCCGCCGGCCGCCAGGAGCGCACGACGTGGCTGTCCGGGTTCTACTTCGGCGGCAACGTCGGCCCCGAGTCGTCGGTGGGCCGGTCGGGCGGGCTGAAGAAGCTGGTCGGGTCGAGCGTCGAGGAGATCGACGCGCGCGAGGTCAACTCGATCCCGCTGTTCGTCGACCAGGACGGCAACACGGTCGTGGTCCGCGTCGGCCGGTACGGGCCGTACCTGGAGCGCGAGGTCGACGGGGTGTCGCAGCGCGCGAACCTGCCCGACGACCTGCCGCCGGACGAGCTGAACCGGGAGGTCGCGGAGAAGCTGTTCGCGACCCCGCAAGAGGGTCGTTCGCTGGGCGTGGACCCGGTGAGCGGGCACGAGATCGTGGCCAAGGAGGGCCGCTTCGGGCCGTACGTGACCGAGGTGCTGCCCGAGGCGCCGGACGCCAAGAAGGCGCCGAAGCCGCGGACCGGGTCGCTGTTCAAGTCCATGTCGCTGGAGACGGTGACCCTGGACGACGCCCTGAAGCTGCTGTCGCTGCCGCGCGTGGTGGGCAAGGACCCGGAGACCGGTGCCGAGATCACCGCGCAGAACGGCCGGTACGGGCCGTACCTGAAGAAGGGCACCGACTCGCGGTCGCTGACCAGCGAGGACCAGCTGTTCACGGTGACCCTGGACGAGGCGCTGAAGATCTACGCCGAGCCGAAGAAGCGCGGCCGGGCCGCCGCCGCGCCGCCGTTGAAGGAGCTGGGGGCGGACCCGGTGTCCGGCAAGCCGATGGTGGTCAAGGAGGGCCGGTTCGGGCCTTACGTGACCGACGGTGAGACCAACGCGTCGCTGCGCAAGTCCGACAGCGTCGAGGGGCTGACCGACGAGCGGGCGGCCGAGCTGCTGGCGGAGAAGCGCGCCAAGGGCCCGGTGACGAAGAAGAAGGCCGCCGCGAAGACCACGAAGACGACGACCCGGAAGAAGACGCCGGCCAAGTCGAAGAGCTAG
- a CDS encoding DNA polymerase III subunit delta' encodes MKGVWSEVVGQPDAVAVLSAAAEAAATIVAGGTPAPGAMTHAWLFTGPPGSGRSGAARAFAAALQCTTVDDRPGCGECSGCHTTLAGTHADVRVVAPEGLSISVAEMRSLVQVSARRPTSGRWQVVIITDADRLTEGAANALLKAVEEPPDRTVFLLCAPSDHPDDVSVTIRSRCRIVRLGTPRPDAIAEALRAEGVPAPDAEWAASVSGGHVGRARRLATDEAVRARRDAVLRIPLALRRPADIFTCADSLVQAAEADALTANEARDEAERQALETAMGAGGTGKGTAAATRGAKGALKDLEKRQKSRATRTQRDSLDQALVDLAAFYRDVLVTATGAQAVLNHPDRADDAREAARTWSRESTLRRLEAVLACREALELNVKPRIAVEAMLTTLHRG; translated from the coding sequence GTGAAGGGTGTGTGGAGCGAGGTCGTCGGCCAGCCCGACGCGGTCGCCGTCCTGAGCGCCGCCGCGGAGGCCGCCGCGACCATCGTCGCCGGTGGCACGCCCGCGCCCGGCGCCATGACCCACGCCTGGCTGTTCACCGGTCCACCCGGCTCGGGCCGCTCGGGTGCCGCGCGCGCGTTCGCCGCCGCCCTGCAGTGCACGACCGTGGACGACCGGCCGGGGTGCGGCGAGTGCTCCGGGTGCCACACGACCCTGGCGGGCACGCACGCCGACGTCCGGGTGGTCGCGCCCGAGGGGTTGTCGATCTCCGTGGCCGAGATGCGGTCGCTGGTGCAGGTGTCGGCGCGGCGGCCCACGTCCGGGCGGTGGCAGGTCGTGATCATCACCGACGCGGACCGGCTGACCGAGGGCGCGGCGAACGCCCTGCTCAAGGCGGTGGAGGAGCCGCCGGACCGGACCGTGTTCCTGCTGTGCGCGCCGTCCGACCACCCCGACGACGTGTCGGTGACCATCCGGTCGCGGTGCCGCATCGTGCGGTTGGGCACGCCCCGGCCGGACGCGATCGCCGAGGCGCTGCGCGCGGAGGGCGTGCCCGCTCCGGACGCGGAGTGGGCGGCGTCGGTGTCCGGCGGGCACGTCGGCCGGGCGCGGCGGCTGGCCACGGACGAGGCGGTGCGGGCGCGCCGGGACGCCGTCCTGCGCATCCCGCTGGCGTTGCGGCGGCCGGCGGACATCTTCACCTGCGCGGACAGCCTCGTGCAGGCCGCCGAGGCGGACGCGCTGACCGCCAACGAGGCCCGCGACGAGGCCGAGCGGCAGGCGCTGGAGACCGCGATGGGCGCGGGCGGCACCGGCAAGGGCACGGCCGCGGCGACCCGGGGTGCCAAGGGCGCGTTGAAGGACCTGGAGAAGCGCCAGAAGTCCCGGGCGACCCGGACCCAGCGCGACTCGCTGGACCAGGCCCTGGTGGACCTGGCGGCGTTCTACCGCGACGTCCTGGTGACGGCGACCGGCGCACAGGCCGTGCTGAACCACCCCGACCGCGCCGACGACGCCCGCGAGGCCGCCCGGACGTGGTCCCGCGAGTCCACCCTGCGCCGCTTGGAGGCCGTCCTGGCGTGCCGGGAGGCGCTGGAGCTGAACGTGAAGCCGCGCATCGCCGTCGAAGCCATGCTCACCACCCTCCACCGCGGCTGA
- a CDS encoding bifunctional MFS transporter/dTMP kinase, with the protein MSTIQDGGGTAASTSHRIRSVLAIRPFRRLWGVTYLCSVGDWLSLLALTGLVSRLTQSYQWESFALSLVVLTQLLPGILFAPLGGVLADRFDRRKIMVVCDLLRGGLFISIALVGTAWWLFIANFLVGCCAMLWIPAKDSAVPNLLRRPDQVETANQLGLVMTYGISVISGAGLYSLISGIPGYLHLQNTDIEFRIATIAVMVNGALYVTSAILVAVRIPELSGRISRAKPVKGEREGFFAMLRDGLRFAGRTPLVRGLVIGMVGAFAAAGAVIGTAKLYANSLLGGDSTFGLLFVAVFAGLAVGMATAPRAARRLTYDRLFGVTIVLAGASLLVVAIAPHLWVALIAVALVGGCAGMAFLTGLTIVGSKVEDAMRGRTVALIQSLLKVVLFVASGAAPLLVSLIQRRTVTVLGHPMQVDATRPVLFGAALIAILLGLIAYRQMDDRRAEPILSDLIAALRGRRRRTGGLLIAVEGESRTDTATQARLLADALRAEGRQVLLASDPDLDEKRLRNLLSTADLAGVRAHALVAAAVRADVVEREVRPALDEGAVVVMERYVDSPLAHFSAVGSVEPSELEGLVDWATGRLRPDVTVLLDRTPSGPPEKGLVEDHWRVQRLLTEMASADPERYVVVDAEGSEEEVAARVSAVVVPLVTRSSARPVVESS; encoded by the coding sequence GTGAGCACCATCCAGGACGGCGGCGGCACAGCGGCGTCAACCAGCCACCGGATTCGCAGTGTGTTGGCGATCCGGCCGTTCCGCAGGCTCTGGGGTGTCACCTATCTGTGCAGTGTCGGTGACTGGCTGTCACTCCTCGCCCTGACCGGCCTGGTGTCGCGGCTGACCCAGAGCTACCAGTGGGAGAGCTTCGCGCTCAGCCTCGTGGTCCTCACCCAGCTCCTGCCGGGCATCCTGTTCGCCCCGCTCGGCGGCGTGCTGGCGGACCGGTTCGACCGGCGCAAGATCATGGTCGTCTGCGACCTGCTGCGCGGCGGGCTGTTCATCTCCATCGCGCTCGTCGGCACCGCCTGGTGGCTGTTCATCGCGAACTTCCTGGTCGGCTGCTGCGCGATGCTGTGGATCCCGGCCAAGGACTCGGCCGTGCCGAACCTGCTGCGCCGCCCCGACCAGGTGGAGACGGCGAACCAGCTCGGCCTGGTCATGACCTACGGCATCTCGGTCATCAGCGGCGCGGGCCTGTACTCGCTGATCTCCGGCATCCCCGGCTACCTGCACCTGCAGAACACCGACATCGAGTTCCGCATCGCCACCATCGCCGTCATGGTCAACGGCGCCCTCTACGTCACCTCGGCGATCCTGGTCGCGGTGCGCATCCCCGAACTGTCCGGCCGGATCAGTCGGGCCAAGCCGGTCAAGGGCGAGCGCGAGGGCTTCTTCGCGATGCTGCGCGACGGGCTCCGGTTCGCCGGCCGCACACCCCTGGTCCGCGGCCTGGTCATCGGCATGGTCGGCGCGTTCGCCGCGGCCGGCGCGGTCATCGGCACGGCCAAGCTCTACGCCAACTCGCTGCTCGGCGGCGACTCGACGTTCGGCCTGCTGTTCGTGGCGGTGTTCGCCGGTCTCGCGGTCGGCATGGCCACCGCCCCGCGCGCCGCCCGCCGGCTCACCTACGACCGGCTCTTCGGCGTCACCATCGTGCTCGCCGGCGCGAGCCTGCTGGTCGTGGCCATCGCGCCGCACCTGTGGGTCGCCCTGATCGCCGTCGCACTGGTCGGCGGCTGCGCCGGCATGGCGTTCCTGACCGGGCTGACCATCGTCGGCTCGAAGGTCGAGGACGCCATGCGCGGCCGGACGGTCGCGCTGATCCAGTCGCTGCTCAAGGTCGTGCTGTTCGTCGCCTCCGGTGCCGCGCCGCTGCTGGTCAGCCTGATCCAGCGCCGCACGGTGACCGTGCTCGGGCACCCCATGCAGGTCGACGCCACCCGGCCGGTCCTGTTCGGCGCGGCCCTGATCGCGATCCTGCTCGGGCTCATCGCCTACCGGCAGATGGACGACCGGCGGGCCGAGCCGATCCTGTCCGACCTGATCGCCGCCCTGCGCGGCCGGCGGCGGCGGACCGGCGGGCTGCTCATCGCCGTCGAGGGGGAGAGCCGGACGGACACCGCCACCCAGGCCCGGCTGCTCGCGGACGCGTTGCGCGCCGAGGGGCGGCAGGTGCTGCTCGCCTCGGACCCGGACCTGGACGAGAAGCGGCTGCGCAACCTGCTGTCCACCGCCGACCTCGCCGGGGTCCGGGCGCACGCCCTGGTCGCGGCGGCCGTGCGCGCCGACGTGGTGGAACGCGAGGTGCGGCCGGCGCTGGACGAGGGCGCCGTGGTCGTGATGGAGCGGTACGTCGACAGCCCGCTGGCCCACTTCAGCGCGGTCGGCAGCGTCGAGCCCAGCGAGCTGGAGGGCCTGGTCGACTGGGCCACCGGGCGGCTGCGGCCGGACGTGACCGTGCTGCTGGACCGGACCCCGTCCGGGCCGCCGGAGAAGGGCCTGGTCGAGGACCACTGGCGGGTGCAGCGGCTGCTGACCGAGATGGCCTCCGCCGACCCCGAGCGGTACGTGGTGGTGGACGCCGAGGGTTCCGAGGAGGAGGTCGCGGCACGGGTGAGCGCCGTGGTGGTGCCGCTGGTGACCCGGTCGTCCGCGCGGCCGGTGGTGGAGTCGTCCTGA